The following coding sequences are from one Pelagovum sp. HNIBRBA483 window:
- a CDS encoding phosphodiester glycosidase family protein, which yields MFHPDRSPVGLYQETGKVISPLVLSEGPGNFGMLPNGVLCITDRSVRIFESRTFNLSNVVCRDATQSGPLLVLEGELHPRLIPNGTSRFVRNGVGADPDGKRATFAISQSPVNFYDFARFFRDGLGFLHALYFDGNISKFHSTQLGRTNFGLPVGPIVAVIGGANLDGNERER from the coding sequence ATGTTTCATCCTGACCGCAGCCCAGTCGGGCTCTACCAAGAGACGGGCAAGGTGATTTCTCCACTGGTTCTGAGCGAAGGGCCAGGAAACTTCGGCATGCTGCCGAACGGCGTGCTCTGCATCACTGATAGAAGCGTACGCATTTTCGAGAGCAGAACCTTTAATCTTTCTAATGTCGTTTGTCGGGACGCTACTCAGTCCGGCCCTCTATTGGTACTGGAAGGAGAGCTTCATCCGAGACTCATCCCGAATGGAACATCTCGGTTTGTTCGAAACGGTGTCGGTGCCGATCCTGATGGGAAAAGAGCAACGTTCGCAATTTCGCAGTCGCCCGTAAATTTTTATGATTTTGCACGTTTCTTTCGCGATGGCCTTGGTTTCTTGCACGCACTGTATTTCGATGGAAACATTTCTAAGTTCCATTCTACTCAGCTGGGGCGGACGAATTTTGGTTTGCCGGTCGGGCCAATTGTTGCTGTCATCGGAGGAGCAAATCTTGACGGCAATGAACGCGAAAGATAA
- the truB gene encoding tRNA pseudouridine(55) synthase TruB → MARRRKGRNISGWLIVDKPAGITSTAVVNKVRWAFDAQKAGHAGTLDPDATGVLAVALGEATKTVPYVSECLKAYEFTVRFGQSTNTDDAEGEVIGESALRPSDDAIKSALGSFVGEIMQVPPIFSAVKVDGQRAYKMARDGHDLQLAARPLWVESLVLIDRPDEDHARFELVCGKGGYVRSIARDLGGSLGCLGHVRELRRIWSGSFRADEAVDMETVDRLAKTSEIDSYLRPIQEGLQGLPEVIVAADNVQKLRNGNPARVIASSVGYGDECWVSHQGEPVAVGIYRSGEIHPNRVFVKADE, encoded by the coding sequence ATGGCGCGTAGACGGAAAGGCCGAAATATCTCTGGTTGGCTCATCGTCGACAAACCGGCAGGGATCACATCCACGGCAGTCGTTAATAAGGTTAGGTGGGCCTTTGATGCGCAGAAAGCTGGTCACGCTGGGACGTTGGATCCTGATGCCACTGGGGTGCTAGCCGTTGCACTGGGCGAGGCCACTAAAACCGTCCCATATGTATCAGAATGCTTGAAAGCATATGAATTCACGGTACGCTTTGGCCAGTCCACGAATACAGATGACGCTGAAGGCGAGGTGATTGGGGAATCCGCATTGCGCCCGTCAGACGACGCAATCAAATCCGCGTTGGGATCTTTTGTTGGTGAGATTATGCAAGTGCCGCCGATTTTCTCGGCTGTGAAGGTGGATGGGCAACGAGCATACAAAATGGCGCGTGACGGTCACGATCTACAACTTGCTGCGCGACCGCTATGGGTTGAGTCACTCGTTTTAATCGACAGGCCTGATGAGGATCATGCGCGGTTCGAGCTGGTATGCGGCAAAGGTGGTTATGTGCGCTCTATAGCGAGGGACCTCGGAGGGAGTTTGGGGTGTTTGGGGCACGTTAGGGAGCTTCGGCGCATTTGGTCCGGTTCGTTCCGAGCAGACGAAGCTGTAGATATGGAAACTGTAGATCGTTTGGCAAAGACGTCCGAAATTGATAGTTATCTGCGACCCATTCAGGAGGGTCTACAAGGTCTGCCAGAAGTAATCGTGGCGGCGGATAATGTGCAAAAGCTTCGCAATGGAAATCCCGCTAGGGTGATCGCTTCATCGGTTGGATACGGTGACGAATGTTGGGTCAGTCATCAAGGGGAACCGGTGGCCGTAGGCATCTACCGCTCTGGAGAAATTCATCCTAATAGGGTGTTCGTGAAAGCCGACGAATGA
- a CDS encoding DUF1643 domain-containing protein produces the protein MIIKSFQKGDAHSEAWYSDCERYRFMLTRIWDPRGKRAVFIMLNPSTATEAQNDPTVERCERRARALGFGGFRVANIFAWRATDPKDLRATSDPVGPENDESIIESALWADHIVCAWGVHGSLHGRGQFVEAMLREKDFTLLHLGLTKDGHPKHPLYISYRRELEAWE, from the coding sequence ATGATCATCAAGTCGTTTCAGAAGGGCGACGCACATTCTGAGGCTTGGTATTCGGATTGTGAACGTTATCGTTTCATGCTGACCCGTATTTGGGACCCGCGCGGAAAGCGAGCGGTCTTTATCATGTTGAATCCCTCCACTGCGACTGAAGCTCAGAACGATCCCACCGTTGAGCGTTGTGAGCGGCGCGCCCGCGCACTCGGTTTCGGTGGGTTCAGGGTGGCAAATATCTTTGCTTGGCGGGCGACCGATCCGAAGGACCTACGAGCAACCAGTGATCCCGTTGGCCCAGAGAACGACGAGAGCATTATTGAAAGTGCTCTTTGGGCGGATCATATCGTCTGTGCATGGGGAGTGCATGGCTCGCTGCACGGGCGCGGGCAGTTCGTTGAAGCCATGTTGCGGGAAAAAGATTTCACCCTCTTGCATCTGGGGCTCACGAAAGACGGTCACCCAAAACACCCTCTGTACATATCCTATCGGCGCGAATTAGAGGCCTGGGAGTAG
- a CDS encoding DUF3035 domain-containing protein — MIRASTILPLIGLLALSACGARENTSSGPDEFSVLPARALEMPSDFSSLPEPTPGAANLTDPNPQGAAVSALGGRANLVQTSSGSVSDSALLSSISATGADGALSLLTSSGRGKTLDSYAEWLRLQNAGISVPPPPSG, encoded by the coding sequence ATGATACGAGCTTCAACCATACTGCCTTTGATAGGGCTTTTGGCGCTCTCAGCATGCGGTGCAAGAGAAAATACAAGCTCTGGCCCTGACGAGTTCAGCGTGTTGCCCGCGCGCGCGCTCGAAATGCCTTCGGACTTTTCCTCCCTTCCCGAGCCTACGCCAGGTGCAGCAAACCTGACGGACCCAAATCCGCAAGGAGCCGCAGTTTCAGCTTTAGGCGGCAGGGCAAATCTGGTGCAAACCTCCTCCGGATCAGTTTCTGATTCCGCTTTGCTTTCGTCAATTTCAGCGACTGGCGCCGATGGTGCGCTATCCCTTTTGACTTCGAGCGGGCGCGGCAAAACGCTCGACTCCTACGCCGAATGGCTCCGTCTTCAAAATGCTGGAATAAGCGTGCCGCCCCCGCCATCCGGATAA
- the lspA gene encoding signal peptidase II, with product MRITLWTSLSVFLADQISKLIVVQFLNLKDIGAIDVFPPFFQLRMAWNTGVNFGLFSSFDMRWVLVTLALVITAAVLFWVGRDGGSKWVFFSAGLLVGGAIGNVIDRLIYGAVADFLNFSCCGINNPYAFNVADIAVFGGAIGLVLFHSDNEHPKEKSRRS from the coding sequence ATGCGCATTACGCTCTGGACAAGCCTGTCAGTCTTCCTCGCCGACCAGATAAGTAAACTCATTGTCGTGCAATTTCTTAATCTAAAGGATATTGGCGCCATTGATGTTTTCCCACCGTTCTTTCAGCTGCGCATGGCATGGAACACGGGGGTAAACTTTGGCTTGTTCTCTAGCTTCGATATGAGGTGGGTGCTGGTGACCCTAGCATTGGTTATCACCGCCGCCGTGCTGTTCTGGGTAGGGCGGGATGGCGGGTCGAAGTGGGTATTCTTTTCTGCTGGTCTATTGGTGGGTGGCGCTATCGGAAATGTCATAGACCGTCTCATCTACGGGGCCGTTGCAGACTTCCTCAACTTCTCGTGCTGCGGTATTAACAATCCCTACGCTTTCAATGTGGCAGATATAGCCGTCTTCGGAGGCGCAATTGGTCTTGTCCTTTTCCATTCCGACAATGAGCACCCCAAAGAAAAGTCAAGACGGTCCTAA
- the dapB gene encoding 4-hydroxy-tetrahydrodipicolinate reductase: MTEQPGIVVTGVSGRMGQMLIKTITASEKVKLVGALERTGHEWIGKDVGIAMGGAPLGVQVSDDPLEAFARAQAIIDFTAPSATVEYAALAAQARAVHVIGTTGLSDDDLAAISAAARHAVIVRAGNMSLGVNLLVQLTKKVAAVLDEDFDIEIIEAHHNMKVDAPSGTALMLGEAAAEGRGKNLKDISDSGRDGITGARKRGDIGFTSIRGGDIVGEHDVLFAAAGERITLRHVATDRALFARGALRAAIWGQGQPPGEYSMMDVLGL; the protein is encoded by the coding sequence ATGACAGAACAGCCAGGTATCGTGGTAACGGGCGTTTCGGGCCGGATGGGTCAAATGCTAATCAAGACGATTACCGCATCCGAAAAAGTGAAGCTTGTCGGTGCGCTTGAGCGTACCGGACATGAATGGATCGGCAAAGACGTCGGAATAGCAATGGGCGGCGCGCCCTTGGGAGTGCAAGTTTCTGACGACCCGCTTGAAGCCTTTGCTCGTGCGCAAGCTATCATTGATTTCACGGCCCCCTCTGCCACTGTGGAATATGCTGCACTCGCGGCTCAGGCGCGCGCAGTCCATGTGATTGGAACAACTGGATTATCGGATGATGATCTTGCCGCTATTAGCGCAGCGGCAAGGCACGCAGTCATCGTTCGGGCAGGGAACATGTCCCTTGGTGTAAATCTTCTTGTACAACTCACCAAGAAGGTTGCAGCGGTTCTAGACGAAGACTTCGACATAGAGATTATCGAAGCCCATCACAATATGAAGGTGGATGCCCCCTCAGGAACGGCTCTAATGCTTGGAGAGGCCGCAGCCGAGGGCAGAGGAAAGAACCTGAAAGATATTTCTGACAGTGGGCGCGATGGAATCACCGGAGCAAGAAAGCGCGGCGATATCGGTTTCACATCCATTCGCGGTGGTGACATTGTTGGCGAGCACGACGTCCTTTTTGCGGCGGCAGGCGAAAGAATTACACTTCGCCACGTTGCGACTGATCGTGCACTCTTTGCGCGAGGGGCACTGAGGGCGGCGATATGGGGGCAGGGGCAACCACCAGGGGAGTACTCAATGATGGATGTTCTTGGTCTTTGA
- a CDS encoding RsmB/NOP family class I SAM-dependent RNA methyltransferase, with protein MSQNGLAPRRTAHFILNKITGEELLFSELVSEGVLAGLSSEDRARAQRLALDTLRAMDRADRMLKPFLKKQPPLSVKNALRLGTIEIWANGEAAHGVVNACVEMVGASKKTASMKGLVNAVLRKIAQERPGAWERLPEPRVPDWLRQPLISAWGKQAITGIERAHFRGAPLDISAKIDPAKVAAQLGGLILPTGSIRISKPGQISDLPGYAEGDWWVQDAAAAIPVKLLAPEAGEKILDLCAAPGGKTMQLAASGAQVTAVDISKSRLQKMEDNLARTGLSARCVAAEATEFNETGFDAVLVDAPCSATGTIRRHPDLPYAKDGSDFAFLISQQSSILDHALSLVKPGGRLVFCTCSLLPDEGEIQTEEALQRNNDLVVEQPDFRGLEPDWVSEEGGIRLRPDFWSELGGMDGFYAVRFRKPA; from the coding sequence ATGTCCCAGAATGGTCTCGCACCGCGACGCACGGCGCACTTCATCCTGAACAAGATAACCGGCGAAGAGTTACTTTTCTCGGAACTTGTGTCGGAGGGAGTGCTTGCGGGACTATCATCCGAAGATCGGGCGCGTGCACAACGGCTGGCACTCGACACCCTCCGCGCGATGGACAGAGCCGACCGGATGCTCAAGCCCTTTCTAAAAAAGCAGCCGCCATTGTCAGTGAAAAACGCACTCAGGCTCGGAACGATCGAAATCTGGGCGAATGGAGAAGCCGCGCACGGAGTCGTCAATGCATGCGTGGAAATGGTTGGCGCGTCAAAAAAAACCGCCTCGATGAAGGGGCTCGTGAATGCCGTTCTGAGAAAGATAGCTCAAGAGCGGCCCGGCGCTTGGGAACGGCTGCCCGAACCGCGCGTACCGGATTGGCTGCGCCAACCGTTGATTTCCGCTTGGGGGAAACAAGCAATCACTGGGATCGAGCGCGCGCACTTCCGAGGCGCACCGTTGGATATATCCGCAAAAATTGATCCGGCAAAAGTCGCGGCTCAATTGGGAGGGCTGATACTGCCAACAGGATCTATCCGAATTTCAAAGCCTGGGCAGATTTCAGATCTCCCAGGGTATGCTGAGGGGGATTGGTGGGTTCAAGACGCAGCCGCGGCTATTCCTGTAAAATTGCTCGCACCGGAAGCAGGTGAAAAAATCCTCGATCTCTGCGCTGCGCCAGGCGGCAAAACCATGCAGCTGGCCGCCTCTGGCGCGCAGGTAACAGCCGTCGACATCTCCAAATCTCGCCTCCAAAAAATGGAAGACAACCTAGCCAGAACAGGACTTTCTGCGAGATGCGTCGCCGCGGAAGCGACAGAATTCAACGAGACTGGCTTTGACGCCGTACTCGTGGACGCCCCATGCTCTGCTACAGGCACAATTCGCCGACACCCCGACTTACCATACGCAAAAGACGGGAGCGATTTTGCGTTTCTTATCAGTCAACAAAGTTCAATTCTCGATCATGCACTTTCGCTTGTTAAGCCAGGGGGACGGCTCGTTTTCTGTACATGCTCGCTGCTACCGGACGAAGGAGAGATCCAGACTGAAGAAGCCCTTCAGCGCAACAATGATCTCGTGGTCGAGCAACCGGACTTTCGGGGCCTCGAACCAGATTGGGTTTCTGAGGAAGGCGGAATCCGCTTGCGACCCGACTTTTGGTCAGAGTTGGGCGGAATGGATGGCTTTTACGCGGTGCGGTTTCGAAAGCCGGCGTGA
- a CDS encoding dihydrodipicolinate reductase: protein MEHLKTALISSFAIWLSTPATASNDFVPIYEKAKFEELVVGRTLRLGLFGVELTVSNDGTIAGKAIGSEVSGTWSWEDGLFCRTMDWSGYEIEYNCQLVEASADQKVRFTVDGGKGRSGTFSIR from the coding sequence ATGGAACACCTTAAAACAGCGCTCATCAGCTCTTTTGCAATATGGTTATCTACACCCGCAACCGCTTCGAATGACTTCGTTCCAATCTATGAAAAGGCCAAATTCGAAGAATTGGTTGTCGGCAGAACGTTGAGGCTCGGGTTGTTCGGCGTGGAACTAACCGTATCAAATGATGGGACAATCGCAGGAAAGGCCATCGGCTCTGAGGTATCAGGAACCTGGTCTTGGGAAGACGGCTTGTTCTGCCGCACCATGGATTGGTCTGGATACGAGATCGAATACAATTGCCAGTTGGTAGAGGCGTCAGCCGATCAAAAGGTACGCTTCACTGTCGACGGTGGGAAGGGGCGCTCCGGCACGTTCTCCATCCGATAA
- the purH gene encoding bifunctional phosphoribosylaminoimidazolecarboxamide formyltransferase/IMP cyclohydrolase, translating to MTDLYPVRRALLSVSDKTGLVDLATRLASRGIELLSTGGSARTLRDAGLDVKDVSEITGFPEMMDGRVKTLHPMVHGGLLALRDKPAHVAAMQDHGIKGIDLLVVNLYPFEATVKKGADYDECIENIDIGGPAMIRAGAKNHAFVNVVVDIEDYEPLIAELDQNEGQTSLSFRKYLAQNAYARTAAYDAAVSNWMADAIGNATPRRRTFSGTFAQSLRYGENPHQSASFYTTDSDREGVATAVQHQGKELSYNNINDTDAAFELVAEFPAAEGPVCAIIKHANPCGVARGDSLLQAYKSAFDCDRTSAFGGIVAFNQPLDAETAREIINIFTEVVIAPGATQEAREIFATKKNLRLLTTNTLPNPRSASMNIRQVAGGMLLQDKDNGALSLDDLKVVSKKAPSDQELSDMLFAWKVAKHVKSNAIVYVKDAVTVGVGAGQMSRVDSTRIAAQKAMDMAEVLGLPSPLTKGSVVASDAFFPFPDGLLTAANAGATAVIQPGGSMRDDDVISAADEAGIAMVFTGMRHFRH from the coding sequence ATGACTGATTTGTACCCCGTGCGCCGCGCCCTTCTGTCTGTTTCGGACAAAACAGGTTTGGTCGATCTCGCAACCCGACTTGCCTCTCGGGGTATAGAACTCCTTTCAACAGGCGGCTCCGCAAGAACATTACGGGACGCTGGACTGGACGTAAAAGACGTGTCGGAGATCACTGGCTTCCCAGAAATGATGGACGGCCGTGTCAAAACCCTGCACCCGATGGTGCACGGTGGGCTTCTTGCGCTTAGAGATAAGCCCGCCCATGTCGCCGCGATGCAGGATCACGGCATCAAAGGCATCGATCTCCTTGTAGTGAACCTCTACCCGTTTGAAGCAACGGTGAAGAAAGGAGCTGACTACGACGAATGCATCGAAAACATAGATATTGGCGGGCCTGCCATGATACGGGCGGGAGCTAAAAACCATGCTTTTGTAAACGTTGTCGTGGATATTGAAGACTACGAACCACTCATCGCTGAGCTCGATCAGAATGAAGGCCAAACGTCGCTTTCATTCCGTAAATATCTTGCTCAGAATGCCTATGCGAGAACGGCCGCCTACGATGCCGCAGTCTCGAACTGGATGGCTGATGCCATTGGCAATGCGACTCCACGCAGACGAACCTTTTCAGGGACCTTCGCGCAGAGCCTTCGTTATGGCGAAAATCCGCATCAGTCAGCCTCATTTTACACGACAGATTCAGATCGGGAGGGTGTTGCGACAGCTGTTCAACATCAAGGCAAAGAGTTATCTTACAACAACATAAACGATACTGATGCAGCTTTTGAATTGGTAGCAGAATTTCCGGCCGCCGAAGGACCAGTCTGCGCGATTATCAAACACGCAAACCCTTGTGGCGTTGCGCGGGGCGACTCCCTACTGCAAGCCTATAAGTCTGCCTTCGACTGCGACCGGACTTCTGCCTTTGGTGGTATTGTCGCCTTCAACCAACCCCTAGATGCCGAAACAGCACGCGAAATTATCAATATTTTTACTGAAGTCGTCATCGCGCCCGGTGCAACGCAAGAGGCCCGCGAGATTTTCGCAACCAAGAAGAACCTTCGGCTATTGACGACCAATACCCTGCCTAACCCGCGCTCCGCTTCCATGAACATCCGCCAAGTCGCCGGCGGAATGCTTCTACAGGATAAAGACAACGGCGCTTTGTCACTCGACGATCTGAAGGTCGTTTCGAAAAAAGCTCCATCCGATCAGGAGCTTTCGGATATGTTATTTGCATGGAAAGTTGCCAAGCATGTGAAATCCAACGCAATCGTCTATGTGAAGGATGCGGTGACAGTGGGTGTAGGCGCAGGTCAAATGAGCCGAGTTGATAGCACCCGTATCGCAGCACAGAAAGCAATGGATATGGCTGAGGTTCTTGGACTTCCTTCACCGCTGACAAAAGGGTCGGTCGTTGCTTCCGACGCCTTCTTCCCGTTCCCTGATGGTCTATTAACAGCAGCAAACGCAGGAGCGACCGCCGTAATCCAGCCCGGTGGCTCCATGCGTGACGATGACGTCATTAGCGCGGCTGACGAAGCTGGTATTGCAATGGTGTTTACCGGCATGCGCCATTTCCGGCACTAA
- the rbfA gene encoding 30S ribosome-binding factor RbfA, translating to MTKKRFDTLAGAPSQRQLRVGELIRRSLSDVLARGDVHDPDLGRMSITVGEVRCSPDLKHATVFVLPLGGDKKQEALTALRKNKAELRRLVSKGIRLKYAPDLRFEIDETFDRMDETRRLLSEDHVRQDLDD from the coding sequence ATGACAAAGAAAAGATTTGATACATTGGCGGGAGCGCCTTCGCAGCGACAGCTTCGGGTAGGTGAACTTATTCGCCGGTCGCTTTCAGATGTGCTTGCACGAGGGGACGTGCACGACCCTGATCTGGGGCGCATGTCGATTACTGTAGGCGAAGTGCGCTGTTCACCCGATTTGAAACACGCGACAGTTTTTGTTCTTCCGCTTGGAGGTGACAAGAAGCAAGAGGCATTGACGGCCCTTCGCAAAAACAAGGCTGAGCTGCGCCGACTGGTGAGCAAGGGCATTAGATTGAAATATGCGCCTGATCTTCGCTTCGAAATCGACGAAACCTTCGACCGGATGGATGAGACGCGGAGACTTTTGTCAGAAGATCACGTTCGTCAGGATCTTGACGATTGA
- a CDS encoding heparinase II/III family protein, producing MRIPTSFVTQPEPRTIGIYARGRQLLAGNFLFAGTLIEAPDRSIWELSSQAAEVNEIIHGFTWLDDLAAVGDANARAHAQKWVQEWISLFGSAKGPGWTPSLAGRRLIRWINHGIFLLKGSDQVQSERFFLSLTQQTIFLSKRWHKARTGLPRFEALCGVIYASLSLSGMASHAREAIEILAKDCEKQIGADGGIISRNPEELLEVFALLNWVVIALNGAGLTAPAPICSALERIAPALRAVRHTDGGLARFHGGGRGIEGRLDHALSTSGIPTLPSAQLYMGFARLAAGRTSLVLDSASPPSGTASHNAHASTLAFELSSGRRQLIVNCGSGVVFGQDWRRAGRATVSHSTLSIDGFSSSRLAPGNRVRGITREYLIEVPDKVPAEFTPLSDGRRLEAAHNGYQRTHGLTHARTLDMSSDGRAISGEDLLTTLSKSDRAIFDSAMDREESLGIPFTIRFHLHPEVLSSLDLGGSAISLTLRSGEIWIFRHDSKAEMRIEPSVYLENGRLRPREAEQVVLSGRAMSYSTRVRWSLSKAQDTPTALRDFLQKDQPDTDVP from the coding sequence GTGCGAATTCCGACCAGTTTCGTGACGCAACCCGAACCAAGAACAATCGGTATATATGCGCGAGGCAGACAGCTTCTGGCCGGCAACTTTCTTTTTGCCGGAACGCTTATCGAAGCTCCTGATCGCTCAATCTGGGAACTATCAAGCCAAGCCGCAGAAGTTAACGAGATCATCCACGGTTTCACATGGCTCGACGATCTAGCCGCTGTCGGCGATGCGAATGCCCGCGCACATGCTCAAAAGTGGGTACAGGAATGGATTTCACTGTTCGGCAGTGCAAAAGGGCCAGGTTGGACGCCAAGCCTCGCGGGCCGACGCCTGATACGCTGGATAAATCATGGTATATTTCTCCTCAAAGGGAGTGATCAGGTCCAATCAGAACGCTTCTTCCTGAGCCTTACACAACAAACCATTTTCCTCTCCAAGCGCTGGCACAAAGCTCGAACTGGATTACCGCGGTTTGAAGCCCTTTGCGGGGTCATTTACGCCAGCCTGTCACTTTCCGGCATGGCAAGTCACGCGCGAGAAGCGATCGAGATTCTTGCAAAAGATTGCGAAAAACAGATCGGTGCTGACGGCGGCATCATCTCCCGCAATCCTGAGGAATTGCTCGAAGTCTTTGCACTTCTGAACTGGGTGGTCATCGCCTTGAATGGTGCTGGATTAACAGCACCAGCCCCCATCTGTAGCGCCCTCGAAAGGATTGCTCCTGCGCTCAGGGCAGTGCGGCATACAGACGGCGGGCTTGCGCGATTCCATGGGGGCGGTCGCGGCATCGAGGGACGACTCGATCATGCGCTATCGACTTCAGGGATCCCGACACTCCCTTCGGCCCAGCTTTACATGGGCTTCGCAAGGCTAGCGGCTGGGCGCACATCCCTCGTGCTTGATAGCGCCTCGCCCCCATCTGGAACTGCAAGCCACAATGCCCACGCATCGACTTTGGCATTTGAGCTTTCGTCAGGGCGGCGACAACTCATAGTCAATTGCGGATCTGGAGTGGTTTTCGGGCAAGATTGGCGCCGGGCGGGGCGCGCGACGGTTAGTCATTCGACACTTTCGATTGATGGCTTTTCCTCTTCACGACTTGCGCCCGGCAACAGGGTACGCGGGATCACCCGAGAGTACTTGATCGAGGTACCGGACAAGGTCCCAGCAGAGTTCACGCCGTTATCGGATGGCAGAAGACTTGAAGCGGCTCATAACGGTTACCAGCGCACCCACGGGTTAACTCATGCTCGAACCTTGGATATGTCGTCGGATGGCAGAGCAATCTCCGGAGAGGACCTTCTTACAACATTATCAAAATCCGACCGAGCAATTTTCGATTCAGCAATGGATCGCGAGGAGAGCCTAGGCATTCCTTTCACGATTCGCTTTCATTTGCATCCGGAGGTCCTTTCGTCGCTAGATCTTGGTGGAAGCGCTATTTCTCTGACTTTGAGGAGTGGGGAAATCTGGATTTTCCGCCATGATAGCAAAGCCGAAATGAGGATTGAGCCCTCAGTATACCTAGAAAACGGGCGGCTAAGACCTCGCGAAGCTGAACAGGTGGTTTTATCTGGCCGCGCAATGTCCTATTCGACACGCGTGCGCTGGTCGCTTTCGAAGGCACAGGATACCCCGACCGCCCTACGGGACTTCCTTCAAAAAGATCAGCCAGACACTGATGTGCCCTGA
- a CDS encoding calcium-binding protein, giving the protein MLAMLSLLCLGLMGMAFLPDPIPDSENDSDDTVALKDSERNEAERDSEEAFFFGTEADDVLEKGDGEQYLDGFEGDDLISGGGGSDILHGGPGSDFINGGSGDDFLIGHTGNDQLFGGNGDDELVGGDGKDSLFGGPGEDSLSGYLGQDYLVGGAGEDVLFGGASHDVLDGKTDEISPERDFLNGGSGNDILVGGMKDVMSGGTEADLFIIDITLNDGANPAQIDDFEKGVDAIEIALLPDLEPPKIEIVAQGNGSALLLDGHLALLVTNTSYLEASDISFVRSA; this is encoded by the coding sequence ATGCTAGCTATGTTGTCCCTTCTTTGTCTCGGTTTGATGGGGATGGCTTTTTTGCCAGATCCTATTCCTGATTCCGAAAATGACTCTGACGATACCGTCGCGTTAAAAGATAGCGAAAGGAATGAGGCTGAACGCGATTCTGAAGAGGCATTTTTCTTCGGGACGGAAGCCGATGACGTCTTAGAAAAGGGGGATGGCGAACAATATCTCGATGGATTTGAGGGTGATGACCTAATTTCGGGCGGCGGCGGAAGTGACATCCTGCATGGAGGTCCGGGAAGTGATTTCATAAATGGTGGAAGCGGTGATGATTTCCTAATCGGACATACTGGCAATGATCAGCTTTTCGGCGGAAACGGAGATGATGAACTTGTAGGCGGCGACGGCAAGGACTCGCTCTTCGGCGGGCCAGGTGAAGATTCGTTGTCCGGCTATTTGGGTCAGGACTACCTCGTCGGAGGAGCGGGTGAAGATGTGTTGTTTGGCGGAGCCAGTCATGATGTCTTGGACGGAAAGACCGATGAGATTTCTCCCGAACGCGATTTTCTCAATGGTGGCTCCGGGAATGATATTCTCGTTGGAGGCATGAAAGATGTTATGAGTGGGGGGACCGAAGCTGACTTATTCATCATCGATATCACTCTAAATGACGGTGCAAATCCCGCGCAAATTGACGATTTTGAAAAGGGTGTGGATGCGATCGAAATTGCCTTACTGCCGGATCTCGAACCCCCAAAAATCGAAATAGTAGCACAAGGAAATGGAAGCGCGCTCCTCTTGGATGGGCACTTAGCACTCCTTGTAACAAATACTTCATATCTTGAAGCGTCCGATATTTCGTTCGTTCGATCCGCTTAG
- a CDS encoding DUF1674 domain-containing protein, which translates to MSKLSKELPEAAKRALKEAEERRRAMGDAQLPPELGGRDGPEPVRFGDWEKKGIAVDF; encoded by the coding sequence TTGAGCAAACTGTCCAAAGAATTACCTGAAGCCGCAAAAAGAGCGCTCAAAGAGGCAGAAGAGCGTCGCAGAGCAATGGGGGATGCTCAGCTTCCGCCGGAACTTGGCGGACGTGATGGGCCCGAGCCTGTTCGTTTTGGGGACTGGGAAAAAAAGGGTATCGCGGTCGATTTCTAG
- the rpsO gene encoding 30S ribosomal protein S15, protein MSITAEEKARLIKDFGTKEGDTGSPEVQVAILTSRISTLTEHFKTHKKDNHGRRGLLKMVAQRRKLLDYVKGKDEARYQDLIKRLGIRR, encoded by the coding sequence ATGTCGATTACTGCAGAAGAAAAAGCCCGACTGATCAAAGACTTTGGCACGAAAGAAGGCGATACTGGTTCGCCCGAAGTTCAGGTCGCCATTCTGACGTCGCGGATTTCGACGCTGACCGAGCACTTTAAGACCCACAAGAAGGACAACCACGGTCGCCGTGGCCTTCTGAAGATGGTTGCTCAGCGCCGTAAGCTTCTCGACTATGTCAAAGGCAAAGATGAGGCACGCTATCAGGACCTCATCAAGCGTCTTGGCATTCGTCGCTAA